A single genomic interval of Electrophorus electricus isolate fEleEle1 chromosome 4, fEleEle1.pri, whole genome shotgun sequence harbors:
- the LOC113587478 gene encoding GTPase IMAP family member 8-like produces the protein MKKKNVLSQLDESVPTVILQIIKADAFAREEKSTIQNFARKRDGFSINTEERIWHFEKLPQWLHQNTWILFTGGDVLERENLTIEEVIEENEELKRIIQRLQNRYHIFNNKNQIKDQVRKLIEKIKETPLNMSPKMTRFPRTKSPEPEKNSNERRIVLLGKTGVGKSATGNTILGENRFRSELHFSSVTSQSEMHQVVVSGRKVSVVDTPGLFDTQISPEDLKVEIGRSIYMSSPGPHAFLYVHQINVRFTEQEEEVVDILEMMFGEELRKYMIILFTHGDMLEKEDVDTLIKKNSALSKLVEKCRGYHIFNNKDKSNRQQVTELLEKIDRMLEQNGGSFYSNQMFEDAARFRREDEESSKKHEQSQTEIEREKGVGVETRTEQEKSQIEKEQIKPPFIINQPRGGKIGQRWMEMRSQVEEFKRKLYKERKKMDQEEIQAEIQRGRLNKSGEAKVCRKEEVKFTEREKMFVVHKSYLRQKEIIGAKELDSGLGTFLRAHGNHLTAAGQAGAGYKVVVGTSAGLAVGAGVGAAVGLAAGPVGAAIGLAFGGAVGAICGAFTARNYNSKMDVFSKKKHR, from the exons atgaagaagaaaaatgttctcAGCCAGTTAGATGAGTCAGTCCCCACTGTCATTCTGCAAATAATAAAGGCAGATGCATTTGCTAGAGAAGAAAAGAGCACAATTCAAAACTTTGCAAGAAAACGGGATGGATTTTCTATAAATACAGAAGAAAGGATTTGGCATTTTGAGAAGCTACCACAGTGGCTCCACCAGAACACCTGGATTCTCTTCACTGGAGGAGatgtgctagagagagagaatctcacTATTGAAGAGGTTATAGAAGAGAATGAGGAACTGAAGAGAATCATACAGAGATTACAGAACAGATACCACATCTTCAATAACAAGAACCAAATTAAAGATCAAGTCAGAAAACTGATTGAGAAAATCAAAGAAACCCCGCTGAATATGT CTCCAAAGATGACAAGGTTCCCTCGGACAAAATCCCCTGAACCTGAAAAGAATTCTAATGAAAGAAGAATTGTGCTGCTGGGAAAGACTGGAGTGGGGAAGAGTGCAACAGGAAACACCATCCTGGGAGAGAACAGATTCAGATCTGAGCTTCACTTCAGCTCTGTAACATCACAATCAGAAATGCATCAGGTAGTGGTTTCAGGGAGAAAGGTGTCTGTGGTGGATACGCCAGGACTTTTTGACACACAGATCTCTCCTGAAGATCTTAAAGTAGAGATAGGAAGGAGTATCTACATGTCCAGTCCAGGACCACATGCTTTCCTTTATGTTCACCAAATTAATGTCAGATTCACAGAACAGGAAGAAGAGGTCGTTGATATATTAGAGATGATGTTTGGGGAAGAGTTGAGGAAGTACATGATCATTCTGTTCACACATGGAGACATGCTAGAAAAAGAGGATGTAGacacactgattaaaaaaaacagtgccCTCAGTAAACTGGTTGAGAAGTGTAGAGGGTATCATATATTTAACAATAAAGACAAGAGTAACAGACAGCAGGTCACTGAGCTGCTGGAGAAGATAGACAGAATGCTGGAGCAGAATGGAGGAAGCTTCTACTCCAATCAGATGTTTGAGGATGCAGCAAGATTCAGGCGGGAGGACGAGGAAAGTAGTAAGAAGCATGAACAAAGTCaaacagaaatagagagagaaaagggagttGGGGTAGAGACAcgcacagagcaggagaaaagTCAGATAGAAAAGGAACAAATAAAACCaccatttattattaatcagCCAAGAGGTGGAAAAATTGGACAGAGGTGGATGGAAATGCGCAGCCAGGTTGAAgaatttaagagaaaactgtataaggagagaaaaaagatggaTCAAGAAGAAATACAAGCTGAAATTCAGAGAGGTAGACTGAATAAGTCTGGGGAAGCTAAGGTATGTAGAAAGGAGGAAGTAAAattcacagaaagagagaagatgtTTGTGGTACATAAAAGTTATCtaagacaaaaagaaataataGGAGCAAAAGAGTTGGATTCTGGATTAGGAACATTTTTAAGAGCTCATGGCAACCATTTAACTGCTGCAGGGCAAGCTGGAGCTGGGTACAAAGTTGTAGTTGGAACTTCAGCTGGATTGGCTGTTGGAGCT